One genomic segment of [Phormidium] sp. ETS-05 includes these proteins:
- a CDS encoding ABC1 kinase family protein, with translation MKTTAASKPPRWQRVKSSPLGRQREVFGAAGTFLFFLWWDRKLGRNSAEVRSRRARWLVQKLLDLGPTFIKIGQALSTRADLLPREYVLELGKLQDNVPPFSVEEAIGLIESQFGKPIYSLYKEFYERPIAAASLGQVHKAILYTGEEVVVKVQRPVLEDLFRLDFLALGKLVRFCRQWFPWMRKYNLEAIYQEFFSILYQEIDYIQEAKNSERFRRNFQDNPRIIVPKVYWEYTTTKILTLEYMPGIKVDDRQGLQDWGINPKEINTIGICCYLKQLLIDGFFQADPHPGNMAVHRQRKGIIFYDFGMMYEITAMNKDEMLVTFFAVLRKDTDNVVNQLIKMGLVEPVSDMKPVRRLITFLLDKFTEKPIDFQAFSEIRSELYVMFEQQPFRLPAQMTYILKALTTLDGVARNLDPEYNLVAAAQPFVKSITVSQGQGNIIGTLARQTRDFIQYKLQQPSQAEVLFRRLEAKIVEGELELQVRSVESDRALKRIYLALKSLIYALLTGFSFLVGVVLFLAPYPSWAIAVLCLGAIFCVSLLRSLAALSFREKLDKLAEK, from the coding sequence CTGAAAACTACTGCTGCTTCTAAACCCCCACGCTGGCAAAGAGTCAAATCATCTCCCCTGGGTCGCCAAAGAGAAGTTTTTGGAGCGGCGGGCACTTTTCTTTTTTTCCTATGGTGGGATCGCAAACTGGGGCGCAATTCTGCTGAAGTGCGCTCTCGACGGGCTCGATGGTTGGTGCAAAAACTGCTCGATTTGGGTCCAACTTTTATTAAAATCGGCCAAGCTCTCTCGACTCGGGCTGATTTGCTGCCTCGGGAGTATGTTCTGGAGTTGGGAAAACTGCAAGATAATGTGCCTCCGTTTAGTGTGGAGGAAGCGATCGGCCTGATTGAATCCCAATTCGGTAAACCGATTTATTCTTTGTATAAGGAGTTTTACGAGCGCCCGATCGCTGCCGCCAGTCTCGGACAAGTCCATAAAGCCATCCTTTACACCGGCGAAGAGGTGGTAGTGAAAGTCCAGCGCCCGGTCTTGGAAGATTTATTCCGCTTGGATTTTCTGGCTTTGGGGAAACTGGTGCGCTTTTGCCGCCAATGGTTTCCTTGGATGAGAAAATATAATCTAGAGGCAATATACCAAGAATTTTTTAGTATTTTATATCAAGAAATTGATTACATTCAAGAAGCCAAAAATAGCGAAAGGTTTCGCCGCAATTTTCAGGATAATCCCCGGATTATTGTGCCCAAAGTTTACTGGGAATACACTACCACTAAAATCCTGACTTTGGAATATATGCCGGGGATTAAGGTGGACGATCGCCAAGGGCTCCAAGATTGGGGGATCAATCCCAAAGAAATTAATACGATCGGCATTTGCTGTTATCTCAAGCAGTTATTGATTGATGGATTTTTTCAGGCTGACCCCCATCCCGGCAATATGGCAGTGCATCGCCAGCGAAAAGGGATTATTTTTTACGATTTCGGCATGATGTATGAAATCACGGCTATGAATAAAGATGAAATGCTGGTGACGTTTTTTGCCGTATTGCGAAAAGATACAGATAATGTGGTGAACCAGCTCATCAAGATGGGGTTAGTGGAGCCGGTGTCTGATATGAAGCCGGTGCGGCGGTTGATTACGTTTCTCCTAGATAAATTTACGGAAAAACCGATAGATTTTCAGGCGTTCAGCGAAATCAGGAGCGAGCTGTATGTGATGTTTGAGCAGCAACCTTTTCGCCTGCCTGCGCAGATGACGTATATTTTAAAGGCTCTGACTACTTTGGATGGGGTGGCGAGAAACCTCGACCCGGAATATAACTTGGTGGCGGCGGCTCAGCCTTTTGTGAAAAGTATTACGGTTTCCCAAGGACAGGGGAATATTATTGGCACCCTGGCAAGGCAAACTAGGGATTTTATCCAATACAAGCTGCAGCAACCCAGCCAAGCGGAAGTGTTATTCCGCCGGTTGGAGGCGAAAATTGTTGAGGGAGAGTTGGAGTTGCAGGTGCGGTCCGTGGAGAGCGATCGCGCCCTCAAACGCATTTACCTAGCCCTCAAAAGCCTGATTTATGCCTTACTGACAGGATTTAGCTTTTTGGTGGGGGTAGTCTTGTTCCTGGCGCCTTA